A portion of the Chondrinema litorale genome contains these proteins:
- a CDS encoding ammonium transporter has product MNLISTGLLLDAGANLSLLANNTSITTLDTTGTNAVDVAAQVDALSLLANNIWMMISTALVFIMHLGFAGVEAGFTQAKNTVNILYKNTLTPAIGLITYAIFGFNLMYPGFETPGWFAFAGFGLPAPMVDGSLDLSYNAGYTYWTDFLFQGMFAATAATIVSGAVAERIKISGYFIFTVFFVGLVYPIIGSWKWGGGALDDYGFYDFAGSTLVHSVGGWGALAGVIILGPRIGKYVDGKINDFPGSSVPLAVIGVFLLWLGWFGFNGGSVLSADPAAVSLVLVTTSLAAATGAIGGSIMGYIVFKRLDLGMSLNGILAGLVGITAGADQMSYIDALVIGLISGMLVVVAAVGMDKLKLDDCVGAVSVHLVCGIFGTLAVGIFGKMASMDQFIIQLVGVLTCGAAAFISALVIFFVVDKTMGLRVTAEHEKEGLDSHEHGIRGYTIIFDE; this is encoded by the coding sequence ATGAACTTAATCTCTACAGGTTTACTGCTCGATGCGGGAGCAAACCTTAGCCTACTTGCAAACAATACTTCAATAACCACATTAGATACTACCGGTACAAATGCTGTTGATGTTGCTGCACAAGTTGATGCGCTATCACTTTTAGCTAATAACATCTGGATGATGATATCTACTGCATTGGTTTTTATTATGCACTTAGGTTTCGCAGGTGTTGAAGCTGGTTTTACTCAAGCAAAAAACACTGTAAATATTCTTTATAAAAATACACTTACTCCAGCTATAGGATTAATTACTTATGCAATTTTTGGATTTAACCTAATGTATCCAGGTTTCGAAACTCCAGGATGGTTTGCATTTGCTGGTTTTGGTTTACCTGCTCCAATGGTAGATGGCAGCCTTGATTTAAGCTACAATGCTGGTTATACTTACTGGACAGACTTCTTATTTCAAGGTATGTTTGCTGCTACAGCTGCTACAATCGTATCTGGGGCAGTTGCTGAAAGAATTAAAATATCAGGTTACTTTATATTCACTGTTTTCTTCGTAGGTCTTGTTTACCCTATCATCGGAAGTTGGAAATGGGGCGGTGGCGCTTTAGATGATTATGGTTTCTACGATTTCGCTGGTTCTACTTTAGTACACTCAGTGGGTGGCTGGGGAGCTTTAGCAGGTGTAATTATTTTAGGCCCTCGTATAGGTAAATATGTTGATGGAAAAATAAATGACTTTCCTGGTTCTAGTGTGCCTTTAGCTGTTATTGGTGTATTCTTATTATGGTTAGGTTGGTTCGGATTCAATGGTGGTTCTGTACTTTCTGCTGATCCTGCTGCTGTATCATTAGTACTTGTAACTACTTCTCTTGCTGCTGCAACTGGTGCAATTGGTGGAAGTATTATGGGATATATAGTATTCAAAAGATTAGATCTTGGTATGTCTCTAAATGGAATACTTGCTGGTTTAGTAGGTATTACAGCAGGTGCCGATCAAATGAGCTATATCGATGCATTAGTTATAGGGTTAATTAGCGGAATGCTAGTAGTAGTTGCTGCTGTAGGAATGGATAAGTTAAAACTTGATGACTGTGTGGGTGCAGTTTCTGTACACTTAGTATGTGGTATTTTTGGAACCCTCGCTGTAGGTATCTTCGGTAAAATGGCAAGTATGGATCAGTTTATTATTCAACTTGTTGGAGTACTAACTTGTGGTGCTGCTGCATTTATTTCTGCACTAGTTATCTTCTTTGTAGTTGATAAAACTATGGGATTGAGAGTAACAGCAGAGCACGAAAAAGAAGGTCTAGATAGTCACGAACATGGTATCAGAGGTTATACCATCATTTTTGATGAATAA
- a CDS encoding VIT1/CCC1 transporter family protein, which produces MDVKPEDKLHNGGVFLEKYQEYIGEFVYGGIDGSVTTFAVVAGAAGAGLDASIAIILGMANLIADGFSMSVGSYLSNKSEIANYEKHRKIEYWEVENIPEMEKQEIRDIYREKGFDGELLEQVVDVITSNKDRWVDVMMKDELEMFPSSKPPLNMALVTFIAFNLVGFIPLSVYFSAYFFAYPQSHIFLISCILTSIAFVFIGILKAKVTNTNMLKAISETVLLGGIAAILAYFVGDVLERLLSA; this is translated from the coding sequence ATGGATGTAAAACCTGAAGACAAGCTACATAATGGTGGTGTATTTCTCGAAAAGTATCAGGAGTACATTGGTGAGTTTGTTTATGGCGGAATTGATGGAAGCGTAACTACTTTTGCTGTAGTTGCTGGCGCAGCAGGAGCAGGTTTAGACGCATCTATTGCCATAATTTTAGGAATGGCCAACCTCATTGCTGATGGCTTTTCTATGTCTGTCGGCAGTTACCTTTCTAACAAATCTGAAATAGCGAATTACGAAAAACATCGAAAGATAGAATATTGGGAAGTCGAGAACATCCCAGAAATGGAAAAACAGGAGATAAGAGACATTTACAGAGAGAAAGGTTTTGACGGTGAGCTCTTAGAGCAAGTGGTAGATGTTATTACCTCAAACAAAGATCGATGGGTAGATGTAATGATGAAAGATGAGTTGGAAATGTTTCCGAGTTCTAAGCCACCTCTCAATATGGCTTTAGTAACTTTTATCGCTTTTAACCTTGTCGGCTTTATTCCACTTTCGGTTTATTTTAGTGCATATTTTTTTGCTTATCCACAAAGTCATATTTTTCTCATTTCCTGCATTTTAACAAGTATAGCCTTTGTTTTTATCGGAATACTGAAAGCAAAAGTTACGAATACCAATATGCTGAAAGCAATTTCCGAAACGGTACTTTTAGGAGGTATAGCGGCTATTTTAGCTTATTTTGTAGGGGATGTGCTAGAGCGATTATTATCTGCTTAA
- the eboE gene encoding metabolite traffic protein EboE gives MKLNNTPFQLTYCTNIHPGEDWEETFTQLQSHLPAVKKQFSPNDPFGVGLRLSDKASKELLEGNHFEEFKSWLTENDLYVFTMNGFPYGSFHRTVVKDDVHTPDWTTKDRLNYTTRLFNILNELLPADLKEGGISTSPLSYKYWHKSLDKVYEEATLNYAKIALHLYNIKKQTGKSMHLDLEPEPDGVLENTPEVIAYFDNWLIPKGSEFLAKELGLPKQECEEIIREHIQLCYDVCHYAIAFEEPAEVFAAMEKAKIKIGKIQISAALKAAFTKDTTANKEVLDVLKNFEESTYLHQVIEQNNQNELVQYRDLNKALENYKEGEEKEWRIHFHVPLFSDDYDLLKSTRSEIEKTLKFVQEKQGVNHLEIETYTWEVLPERFQKDIDESIVRELEWVKSQF, from the coding sequence ATGAAACTAAATAACACACCTTTCCAATTAACATACTGCACTAATATTCATCCGGGAGAAGATTGGGAAGAAACTTTCACACAACTACAAAGTCATTTACCAGCAGTTAAAAAACAATTTTCTCCAAACGATCCATTTGGTGTTGGCTTAAGGCTTTCAGACAAAGCCAGTAAAGAATTATTAGAAGGAAATCATTTTGAAGAGTTCAAAAGCTGGCTAACTGAAAACGATTTGTATGTATTTACTATGAATGGTTTTCCATATGGTTCTTTCCATAGAACAGTGGTAAAAGATGATGTGCACACACCCGACTGGACAACAAAAGATAGACTAAATTATACAACTCGCCTATTCAATATTCTAAATGAGTTATTGCCAGCAGATTTAAAAGAAGGTGGAATTTCAACTTCTCCTCTCTCCTATAAATATTGGCACAAATCACTCGATAAAGTATATGAAGAAGCAACTTTAAACTATGCTAAAATTGCTTTACACCTATACAATATAAAGAAGCAAACTGGTAAAAGTATGCATCTGGATTTGGAGCCAGAACCAGATGGTGTACTAGAAAACACACCCGAAGTAATTGCTTATTTTGATAATTGGTTAATTCCTAAGGGAAGTGAATTTCTAGCTAAAGAATTAGGTTTGCCGAAACAAGAATGTGAAGAGATAATCAGAGAACACATTCAACTCTGTTATGATGTTTGCCACTATGCCATTGCATTCGAAGAACCTGCTGAGGTATTTGCAGCTATGGAAAAAGCCAAAATAAAGATTGGCAAAATTCAGATTAGTGCAGCATTAAAAGCAGCATTTACTAAAGATACTACAGCAAATAAAGAAGTATTAGATGTACTCAAAAACTTCGAAGAGTCTACTTATTTGCATCAGGTTATTGAACAAAATAACCAGAATGAACTAGTACAATATCGTGATTTAAATAAAGCATTAGAGAATTATAAAGAAGGAGAAGAAAAAGAATGGAGAATCCATTTTCACGTTCCGCTCTTTTCTGATGACTATGATTTACTAAAATCTACCCGATCTGAAATTGAAAAAACACTCAAGTTCGTTCAAGAAAAACAAGGAGTTAATCATTTAGAAATTGAAACCTATACTTGGGAAGTATTACCAGAAAGATTTCAGAAAGATATTGATGAATCGATTGTGAGAGAATTAGAATGGGTAAAAAGCCAATTCTGA
- a CDS encoding outer membrane beta-barrel protein yields MKKITFIVLGLLFSNYAFCQLVINPQVGLTASSLTTDPEGTEATGRIGYTFGGSVRMGDKIYFNPGIFWVKSTNELTSKSEFGDTSFGEIKDNATINMLHIPAQVGVKLIDTDPFALRIAGGPSLSWVTSVKDNAFGYTKDVYNDKIWGAKFGVGVDILFLTADLSYELGMTDLYKFSDAKNNILSLTAGIKF; encoded by the coding sequence ATGAAAAAAATAACATTCATTGTTTTAGGTCTATTATTTTCAAATTACGCTTTTTGCCAGCTGGTTATAAATCCACAAGTTGGATTAACCGCATCATCCTTAACTACCGACCCCGAAGGAACTGAAGCTACAGGTCGAATAGGATATACTTTTGGAGGAAGCGTCCGAATGGGAGATAAAATTTACTTTAACCCTGGAATATTCTGGGTAAAATCAACTAACGAATTAACTAGCAAAAGCGAATTTGGAGACACTAGCTTTGGCGAGATTAAAGATAATGCAACTATAAATATGCTCCACATTCCTGCGCAAGTAGGTGTTAAACTGATTGATACAGACCCATTTGCATTAAGAATTGCGGGTGGTCCATCATTATCTTGGGTTACAAGTGTAAAAGACAATGCATTTGGCTACACGAAAGATGTGTATAATGATAAAATCTGGGGAGCAAAGTTCGGAGTTGGTGTGGATATTCTCTTCCTAACAGCCGATCTTAGTTACGAACTTGGGATGACAGACCTTTATAAATTCTCTGATGCCAAAAACAACATTTTGAGTTTAACAGCAGGTATTAAATTCTAA
- a CDS encoding 3-dehydroquinate synthase codes for MCCNFEFKKLASTLRMKEINQSFKVQFDYKVIFTEKLFQISNTSFVDYFKQFNKAARVYFVLDEGVSLAHPELVNEISSYFSHYSNDLVLLGEPLIVAGGEDSKNDRTHLDNILKATDTFKIDRHSYIAAIGGGAVLDMAGFATAISHRGIRHIRIPTTVLSQNDSGIGVKNGINSFGKKNYLGSFAPPKAVFNDSAFLTTLEERDWRSGISEAVKVALIKDESFFRSIQKDAAKLAKRDMPSMEDLIFRCAEMHMDHIAGGDPFEMGSSRPLDFGHWAAHKMEQLSNYEIRHGEAVAIGISLDVTYSYLQGRITESECKEVTDLFTALGFKLFHPVISETDADGELKIIKGLKEFQEHLGGELTIMLLEKLGKGVEVHEMDDALIKEAVKKLEAIYSLA; via the coding sequence ATATGTTGTAACTTTGAATTTAAAAAATTAGCAAGCACACTAAGAATGAAAGAGATTAACCAAAGCTTTAAAGTTCAATTTGATTATAAAGTCATTTTTACCGAAAAGCTATTTCAAATATCAAATACTAGCTTCGTAGACTATTTTAAACAGTTTAACAAAGCTGCTAGAGTTTATTTTGTATTAGACGAAGGTGTTTCATTAGCACATCCAGAATTAGTTAATGAAATCTCAAGTTATTTTAGTCACTATTCTAATGATCTTGTACTTTTAGGTGAGCCATTAATTGTAGCCGGAGGCGAAGATTCTAAAAATGATAGAACACACCTTGATAATATTTTAAAAGCTACTGATACTTTCAAGATAGACCGCCACTCTTATATAGCGGCTATCGGAGGTGGCGCTGTATTAGATATGGCAGGTTTTGCTACAGCAATTTCTCACAGAGGCATCAGACATATTAGAATACCTACCACTGTTTTATCTCAAAATGATTCAGGCATTGGTGTAAAAAATGGGATTAACTCATTTGGAAAGAAAAATTATCTTGGCTCTTTTGCCCCACCAAAAGCAGTATTTAACGATTCAGCTTTTCTTACAACGCTTGAAGAAAGAGACTGGCGTTCTGGAATTTCTGAAGCTGTAAAAGTAGCATTAATAAAAGACGAAAGCTTTTTTAGAAGTATACAGAAAGATGCAGCTAAGCTAGCAAAAAGAGATATGCCAAGTATGGAAGATTTAATCTTCCGTTGTGCTGAAATGCATATGGACCACATAGCTGGTGGAGATCCATTCGAAATGGGTTCGTCAAGACCATTGGATTTTGGTCACTGGGCTGCACATAAAATGGAACAATTAAGTAACTACGAAATAAGACATGGCGAAGCTGTAGCAATTGGTATTTCTTTAGATGTAACCTACTCTTACTTACAAGGTCGTATTACTGAAAGCGAGTGCAAAGAGGTAACCGACCTTTTTACAGCATTAGGATTTAAACTTTTTCATCCGGTAATATCAGAAACTGATGCAGATGGAGAGCTAAAAATAATAAAAGGTTTAAAAGAGTTTCAGGAACATTTGGGAGGAGAATTAACAATTATGCTTCTAGAAAAATTAGGCAAAGGAGTTGAAGTACACGAAATGGATGATGCATTAATTAAAGAAGCTGTTAAAAAATTAGAAGCAATCTATTCACTCGCATAA
- a CDS encoding 7-carboxy-7-deazaguanine synthase QueE has translation MKQFQEQQVLEKQSTLPVMEVFYTIQGEGAYSGHAAYFIRLGGCDVGCFWCDVKESWDEEKHPQMAVNDIVEEAKKHPARLAVITGGEPLMHDLSELTSQLKSAGFRTHIETSGAHPLSGQLDWITLSPKKFKKALPEIIPQANELKVVIYNKSDFKWAEQYADQVNDSCLLLLQPEWDKEKEMLPQIIEYVKEKPHWKVSLQTHKYMNIP, from the coding sequence ATGAAACAATTTCAGGAACAGCAGGTACTTGAAAAACAGTCGACACTCCCAGTAATGGAAGTATTTTATACCATACAGGGAGAGGGGGCTTATAGCGGACATGCAGCCTATTTTATCCGATTAGGAGGATGCGATGTAGGTTGTTTTTGGTGTGATGTAAAAGAATCGTGGGATGAAGAGAAGCATCCGCAAATGGCTGTGAATGATATTGTTGAAGAAGCAAAAAAACACCCAGCCAGATTGGCTGTAATTACCGGAGGTGAGCCCTTGATGCACGATTTATCAGAGCTCACCTCTCAATTAAAATCTGCTGGATTTAGAACTCATATTGAAACCTCTGGCGCTCATCCATTATCTGGGCAACTAGATTGGATAACACTTTCGCCCAAAAAGTTTAAAAAGGCACTTCCAGAAATTATTCCTCAGGCAAACGAGCTTAAAGTAGTTATTTACAACAAATCGGATTTTAAGTGGGCAGAGCAATATGCCGATCAGGTAAATGACTCTTGTCTGTTATTGTTACAACCTGAGTGGGATAAAGAGAAAGAAATGCTCCCTCAAATTATTGAGTACGTTAAAGAAAAACCACATTGGAAGGTCTCTTTACAAACTCATAAATACATGAATATTCCCTAA
- a CDS encoding peptide chain release factor 3, with protein sequence MKFKEEIDRRRTFAIISHPDAGKTTLTEKLLLFGGAIQVAGAVKSNKIKKTATSDFMEIEKQRGISVATSVMGFDYKDLKVNILDTPGHQDFAEDTFRTLTAVDSVIVVIDVAKGVEIQTEKLVKVCKMRDTPIIVFINKLDRVGKDAFDLMDEIEQKLGLSVMPLSWPIGMGNEFQGVYNIYEKKLMLFRAHGKQSEEESLEFTDLSDPLLEEYVGARAAKTLREEVEMVTEIYPEFNREEYLEGLLTPVFFGSAINNFGVKELLDCFVEVAPSPTNSETEEREISPYEENFTGFVFKIHANIDPKHRNRIAFVKICSGKFERNKNYQHIRLGRALKFSNPTSFMASKKEIVDEAFPGDIVGLHDSGNFKIGDALSEGESLKFKGIPSFSPEQFKYIENADPMKAKQLNKGIDQLMDEGVAQLFVNLRNGRKIIGTVGALQFDVIQHRLKHEYNASCRWEPINLHKACWFTSDNKEQLANFDNYRVRLIAEDKYKRRVFLTTSEYEIRMEQQNFPDIKFHYTSEFD encoded by the coding sequence ATGAAATTCAAAGAAGAGATAGATCGCAGAAGGACATTTGCTATTATAAGTCACCCTGATGCCGGTAAAACAACTTTAACAGAAAAATTACTTCTTTTTGGTGGCGCTATTCAGGTAGCAGGAGCTGTAAAATCTAACAAGATAAAAAAAACAGCCACCTCCGATTTTATGGAGATAGAAAAGCAAAGAGGTATTTCTGTTGCTACATCTGTAATGGGTTTTGACTACAAAGACCTAAAAGTAAATATTCTGGATACACCCGGTCACCAAGATTTTGCCGAAGATACCTTTAGAACACTTACTGCAGTAGATAGTGTAATTGTAGTAATCGACGTAGCTAAAGGTGTGGAGATACAAACCGAGAAATTGGTAAAGGTTTGTAAAATGAGAGATACACCAATAATCGTATTCATCAACAAACTAGACCGTGTTGGTAAAGATGCTTTTGATTTGATGGACGAAATCGAACAAAAACTTGGTCTGTCAGTAATGCCTCTCAGTTGGCCAATTGGTATGGGTAATGAGTTTCAAGGTGTTTATAACATCTACGAGAAAAAACTAATGCTCTTTAGAGCGCATGGTAAGCAATCAGAAGAAGAAAGTCTCGAATTTACAGATCTGAGCGATCCGTTGCTAGAAGAATACGTAGGAGCACGTGCTGCCAAAACGTTGAGAGAAGAAGTAGAAATGGTTACCGAAATCTACCCTGAATTTAATAGAGAAGAGTATTTAGAAGGACTTTTAACCCCAGTATTTTTTGGTAGTGCCATTAACAACTTTGGTGTTAAAGAATTACTAGACTGTTTTGTGGAGGTTGCACCTTCTCCAACAAATTCTGAAACAGAAGAAAGAGAAATTAGCCCTTACGAAGAAAACTTTACAGGATTTGTATTTAAAATACACGCCAATATTGATCCTAAACATAGAAATAGAATTGCTTTTGTAAAAATATGCTCTGGTAAGTTTGAAAGAAATAAAAACTACCAACATATTAGATTGGGCAGAGCATTAAAATTCTCCAACCCTACTTCGTTTATGGCTTCTAAAAAAGAAATTGTAGATGAAGCTTTTCCTGGAGATATTGTAGGTCTACACGATTCTGGAAACTTTAAAATCGGTGACGCACTCTCTGAAGGTGAATCGCTAAAATTTAAGGGTATTCCTAGTTTCTCTCCTGAGCAGTTTAAATACATAGAAAACGCTGACCCTATGAAAGCCAAACAGCTTAACAAAGGTATCGACCAGTTGATGGACGAAGGTGTGGCTCAGCTATTTGTGAATTTAAGAAATGGCAGAAAAATTATTGGGACTGTTGGTGCACTACAGTTCGATGTAATTCAGCATAGATTAAAGCACGAATACAATGCTTCTTGCCGTTGGGAACCAATTAATTTGCACAAAGCGTGTTGGTTTACCAGTGACAACAAAGAGCAATTGGCAAACTTTGATAATTACAGAGTAAGATTAATTGCTGAAGATAAATACAAGAGAAGAGTGTTTCTTACTACTTCAGAATACGAAATTAGAATGGAACAACAGAACTTTCCAGATATCAAATTCCACTATACTTCTGAATTTGACTAA
- a CDS encoding DUF4340 domain-containing protein, whose protein sequence is MTSKIKLLVVLNIVLLSAVLFSLSSTNKSSTLSVKQGSFTLTDTLGINRIEVGENVLVKTGPSRWRVNDNYDVQPSRLQSLLAVLGRMEIKRPVSEASLDTVKSLIDNKSIDVKIYRDNEIVTQYELSGSGDETYARTSSGNIPYIVYIPGYFVNIYELFNIDENEWRDKRVLYTTWRTLQSLDINYIGDPKNRLTVSFDSAFYKVEGINKLDSAKLYTYIQQYQDFEVDDYVDDNENLKNSLSETQPFCVVSLNDLYESRNDQLTIYPNDSTVYGISEKTGEIVQMNRGMLRNFLVSREEFRRSEIQ, encoded by the coding sequence ATGACTTCTAAAATCAAGTTATTAGTAGTTCTGAACATCGTATTACTATCAGCCGTACTTTTTTCACTAAGCAGTACAAATAAATCATCAACTCTTTCTGTAAAACAAGGTAGTTTTACTTTAACAGATACATTAGGAATCAACCGAATTGAGGTTGGAGAAAATGTGTTAGTTAAAACAGGACCTAGTCGTTGGAGAGTAAATGATAATTATGATGTTCAGCCTTCTCGTTTACAATCTCTTCTTGCCGTATTAGGGCGAATGGAAATAAAAAGACCAGTTTCCGAAGCCAGTTTGGATACAGTAAAAAGTTTAATTGATAATAAATCAATTGATGTAAAGATTTATCGAGACAATGAAATTGTAACCCAGTATGAGCTTTCTGGTAGTGGAGATGAAACCTATGCCAGAACATCTTCAGGTAATATCCCTTACATAGTTTACATTCCTGGTTATTTTGTAAATATTTATGAGCTATTCAATATTGATGAAAATGAATGGCGAGATAAGCGAGTGTTATATACCACTTGGCGAACTTTACAATCTTTGGATATTAACTATATAGGTGATCCTAAAAATCGCTTAACGGTTAGTTTCGATTCTGCTTTTTATAAAGTAGAAGGAATTAATAAGTTAGATTCTGCAAAATTGTACACTTACATACAGCAATATCAAGACTTTGAAGTAGATGATTATGTAGATGATAATGAGAATTTAAAAAATAGTCTGAGCGAAACGCAACCTTTCTGCGTAGTGTCTCTGAATGATCTATATGAGAGCAGAAACGATCAGCTAACTATCTACCCAAATGATAGTACAGTGTATGGGATTTCAGAGAAAACCGGAGAAATTGTTCAAATGAACAGAGGCATGTTAAGAAATTTTTTGGTTAGCCGCGAAGAGTTCAGAAGGTCTGAGATACAATAA
- a CDS encoding (Fe-S)-binding protein, translating to MKVALFIPCYVDQFYPKVGIATLELLEKLGVEVDFPLDQTCCGQPMANSGCETDGNGAANLFVENFKDYDYIVGPTGSCVLHVREHFNKIQQTEEVKKVRAKTYELCEFLVDVLKVEHIEAEFPHKVGLHLSCHGLRGMRLGQSSEIVGQDFSKMRGLLEKVKGIELIELDRKDECCGFGGTFAVTEEAVSVKMGKDRVADHVRHGAEVLTGGDMSCLMHLGGIISRKDQPLKIMHIAEILNGVTL from the coding sequence ATGAAAGTTGCCTTATTTATACCCTGCTATGTAGACCAGTTTTACCCGAAGGTCGGGATAGCAACACTAGAATTATTAGAGAAATTAGGAGTTGAAGTTGATTTTCCATTAGATCAAACTTGTTGTGGCCAACCCATGGCCAATTCAGGTTGTGAGACAGATGGTAATGGAGCTGCTAATTTGTTTGTAGAAAACTTTAAAGATTATGATTATATAGTTGGGCCAACGGGTAGTTGTGTGTTGCATGTGCGAGAGCATTTCAATAAGATACAGCAAACTGAAGAAGTGAAAAAAGTGCGAGCGAAAACTTATGAGTTGTGTGAATTTTTGGTGGATGTTTTAAAAGTTGAACATATAGAAGCCGAGTTTCCTCATAAAGTAGGTTTACATTTGAGTTGCCATGGTTTAAGAGGAATGCGCTTGGGACAATCATCAGAAATTGTTGGTCAAGATTTTTCTAAGATGCGAGGTTTGCTCGAAAAAGTAAAAGGCATCGAACTGATTGAATTAGATAGAAAAGATGAGTGTTGTGGTTTTGGGGGCACATTCGCAGTAACAGAAGAAGCGGTGTCGGTGAAAATGGGAAAAGATAGAGTTGCCGATCATGTAAGGCATGGGGCAGAGGTTTTAACAGGGGGAGATATGTCTTGCTTAATGCATCTAGGTGGAATTATTAGCAGAAAAGATCAGCCTCTTAAAATAATGCACATTGCTGAAATTTTGAATGGAGTAACTTTATAG
- a CDS encoding bifunctional 5,10-methylenetetrahydrofolate dehydrogenase/5,10-methenyltetrahydrofolate cyclohydrolase, translating to MQLIDGKKTAATIREQIAVDVKELLNKGGKAPHLVAVIVGNDGASHTYVNGKIKACELAGFKSGLVQFDADVTEEKLLQTVKELNEDDEVDGFIVQLPLPDHIDEKKVTEAINPDKDVDGFHPTNIGRMVLGLPTFLPATPFGILQLLEHYNIETSGKHCVVVGRSHIVGTPMTLLMSRKGNPGNCTVTMAHSRTKDLKEETLRADILIAALGKPGFITKDMVKEGAVVIDVGTTRVADATKKRGYAVKGDVLFDEVAEKCSFITPVPGGVGPMTIVSLLKNTLISAQRRQGLES from the coding sequence ATGCAGTTGATAGATGGAAAAAAGACAGCCGCTACCATTCGAGAGCAAATCGCTGTTGATGTAAAAGAACTCTTAAATAAAGGTGGAAAGGCACCACATCTAGTAGCAGTAATTGTTGGTAATGATGGAGCCAGCCATACATATGTAAATGGTAAAATAAAAGCTTGCGAATTAGCCGGTTTCAAGTCTGGCTTAGTTCAATTTGATGCTGATGTTACTGAAGAAAAATTGCTTCAGACTGTGAAAGAGCTTAACGAAGATGACGAAGTAGATGGTTTTATCGTGCAGCTCCCTTTGCCAGACCATATAGACGAAAAGAAAGTAACTGAAGCCATTAATCCAGATAAAGATGTAGACGGTTTCCACCCAACTAATATTGGTAGAATGGTGTTAGGTTTACCAACATTTTTACCAGCAACACCTTTTGGTATTTTGCAATTGCTAGAGCACTATAATATTGAAACTTCAGGCAAGCATTGTGTAGTAGTTGGTAGAAGCCATATCGTAGGAACTCCAATGACATTGTTAATGTCTAGAAAGGGCAATCCTGGTAACTGTACAGTTACAATGGCACATAGCAGAACTAAAGACTTAAAAGAGGAAACGCTTCGTGCTGATATCTTGATTGCTGCTTTGGGTAAGCCTGGTTTTATCACAAAAGACATGGTAAAAGAAGGTGCTGTAGTTATAGATGTAGGAACAACCAGAGTTGCAGATGCAACTAAAAAGAGAGGTTATGCTGTTAAGGGTGATGTATTGTTTGATGAAGTAGCTGAAAAATGTAGCTTTATTACTCCAGTTCCAGGTGGAGTTGGACCAATGACAATCGTATCTTTGTTAAAAAATACGCTGATCTCTGCTCAAAGAAGACAGGGTTTAGAAAGTTAA